The stretch of DNA CAACCTGTTCGTCGCCGGCTTCATCGGCGAGCCCTCGATGAACTTCTTCCCGGTCGAGCGGCGGGGGTCGACGCTCGTGGCCGACGACTTCGAGTACGACCTCTCGGAGCGGACGGCGGAGGCCCTCGGCGACGCGACCGATCTGACACTGGGCATCCGGCCCGAGGACGTCGAGGTCGTCGAGGGTGGCTCCGGCCGCCACACCTACGACGCGGGCGTCGACGTGGTCGAGCCGCGCGGCAACGAGAACACCGTCCACCTGATGTTCGATCGGGAGGACAGCACGCAGTTCGTCGCGACGGTCGACGGGATGCGGAACCTCGACTGGGGCCAGCAGGTCAGCGTCCGGTTCCCGGAGGAGGCGATCCACGTCTTCGACGCGGCGACCGGCGAGGCCGTCAAGAACCGCGAACTCGACTCCGTCGAGAAAGTCGAGTCGATCGCCTGACGCGGTCTACGACCAGCGGTCCAGCCCCGTCTGGACCACCGACTCCTCGATCCGCTCGAACCCCCGAGCGACCTCGTCGGCGTCGACCTCCCACTCCCCGGTGACGAACCGCCGGGCGGCGTCGACGTCGGGTTCGAGATCCGTCCGCACCTCGTAGTCGTCGGTCACCGCGGGGTCGAGGAACAGTCGCTGGATACGATCGGCGTGTTCGATGTGCTCGCCGCGAGCGTCGAGGACCGCAGCGAGGGTCCCGTGTTCCCGGATCTCCGTCACGGCGGTCTTCGGCCCGATGCCGGCGATCCCCTCGTTGAAGTCCGTCCCCATCAGGATGGCCGCGTCGACCAGTTGCTCCCAGGTCAGGTCGTGGTCTGCGAGCGTCGCTTCGAAGTCCATCAGCTCCGGGTCGCCCTTCGAGGTGAGTTGGCGCAGCGTGAAGGGCGCGCCGAACAGCAGCGCGTCGTAGTCCTCGGTCCCGACGTAGTCGACGTCGCCCTGCCGGGCCATATAGGACGCCTGCCCCTCCCCCTCGGCCGGCGCGTCGACGACGGGAACGTCGAGCAGCCCCAGCAGTTCCCGGGTCGTCTCGACGATGGTGTCGGTGAGTCGCTGGGTCCGGGAGTCGAGCTTCGCGGCGCGGACCGAGTCGCCGGCCTCCCGGGCTTCCTCTAGTTCCGCCTCGTAGCGCTCGCGCTGTTCGCGGCGCTTTTCGACCTCGTCGTCCTTGAGGTCCGTCACTGCGCCGTCGAAGACGAACACCGGCGTCAGATCGTGCTCGAAGAACTTCGGCAGCCCCTGGACGACGCCGACGAGGTTCGCCACCTCCTCGCCGTCGCTCGTGGTGTACTTCCCGTCGGCGGTGAACTTGACCGTCGTCGTCAGGTACCGGTACAGCCAGTTGTGGGCGTCGACGGCGACGACGCTGCCCTCGAGGTCCTCGAAGGCCACGTCCTCGATGGCCGCCAGCGAGCGGAGGTCTGCGTTACCCATCGGTCGCAGTTGGGGGCTGGACGGTTTGAATCCCCCGGGACGGCTCAGACCGGGAGATCGACCACGGGCGGCGGCGACGCGTCCCGCTTCTCGGCGAGGAACGACTCCTCGGCCGGCGAGAGATCGCGGTCCCGGAAGACGTCCAGTCCGGCCCGGTACCGCTCCGGACGCCGGTCGCCGGGCCAGGCGAGGGTCAGTTCGGCCATCCCCCGCTGGTCGCCCGTGTAGCGAAAGCCCGCCCGGTACGCGGCCTGGTAGGAGAAGGGGTTGTTGACGCCGATGGTCACGCGGTCGTAGCCCCGCTCGGCCGCCCGGTCGCGGACGAACCGCAAGAGTCGGGCCCCGATCCGCTCGCCCTGTCTGTCCCGACGGACGGTGACGTAGCGGACGACCAGCGTGTCGGGGTCCGTCCGGTCGGCGTCGAAGGCGGCCGCCGCGACCACGCCGTCGTCGCCCACCACCGCCTTCCCCGTCGACGTCATCACGAACTTCCCCGCGTAGGCGAACTGCTCGTGGTCGAGCCGGAGACGGTGGCCGTCCTCGGGCCAGCCCAGCAGGGCGAACTCCATACCCCCACTCGGTCGGCCGGGATGTTGTAGCCTGCGGGACCGGCCACCGACAACGGTTAGCCGGCCGGCCGCGAACCCCATCCGTGCACGACATCGGCTCCTTCGACCGG from Haloarcula litorea encodes:
- the fen gene encoding flap endonuclease-1; translation: MGNADLRSLAAIEDVAFEDLEGSVVAVDAHNWLYRYLTTTVKFTADGKYTTSDGEEVANLVGVVQGLPKFFEHDLTPVFVFDGAVTDLKDDEVEKRREQRERYEAELEEAREAGDSVRAAKLDSRTQRLTDTIVETTRELLGLLDVPVVDAPAEGEGQASYMARQGDVDYVGTEDYDALLFGAPFTLRQLTSKGDPELMDFEATLADHDLTWEQLVDAAILMGTDFNEGIAGIGPKTAVTEIREHGTLAAVLDARGEHIEHADRIQRLFLDPAVTDDYEVRTDLEPDVDAARRFVTGEWEVDADEVARGFERIEESVVQTGLDRWS
- a CDS encoding GNAT family N-acetyltransferase translates to MEFALLGWPEDGHRLRLDHEQFAYAGKFVMTSTGKAVVGDDGVVAAAAFDADRTDPDTLVVRYVTVRRDRQGERIGARLLRFVRDRAAERGYDRVTIGVNNPFSYQAAYRAGFRYTGDQRGMAELTLAWPGDRRPERYRAGLDVFRDRDLSPAEESFLAEKRDASPPPVVDLPV